A single region of the Kryptolebias marmoratus isolate JLee-2015 linkage group LG10, ASM164957v2, whole genome shotgun sequence genome encodes:
- the scaf8 gene encoding SR-related and CTD-associated factor 8 isoform X2, translating to MAAGIAPPSTTPVLPSSAAPINNTTPGTPATPATPANIVQGLPDWASQITNTDTVAAVAQILQSPQGQQLQQLVQSLQMQQQKPQPSLLQALDAGLVVQLQALTAQLTAAATANSLNPLEQRVSSFNKKLLGPFDFGNDSERSEEPKKDTSSSQLPMVSEPINSSLFHQLAEQLQQQNLEQFQKQLLEHQQKAMSIEGQDSIFGQENSVTAAQNSSQPQLPEPENKIDDSIDNQQQDMDLDEGPDGMEEEIFEPEEKKTISARSRTRSRSRSRSPKRRRSRSRSGSRKRKHRKRSRSRSRDRKRKSSRSYSSERRAREREKERQKKGLPPIRSKTLSVCSTTLWVGQVDKKATQQDLTNLFEEFGQIESINMIPPRGCAYICMVHRQDAYRALQKLSTGSFKIGSKIIKIAWALNKGVKQEYKQFWDADLGVTYIPWEKVKVDDLDGFAEGGIIDQETVNDEWEMAKSSETAKEMTSQPVSTEATVVSNTQTETFSQQVAMMPVQLPVAQAVPSVGLVPPTFPVSMSIPPPGYGPPPPFIRPTFNATQPPPGFLQAQHTAGMASATTLQPSVSSSQEAVKESPFSTMIPPTSTIPGSFMPSAIPGPGIFPPVGVQTQQANNEKIPQSAEGMGAAAELTLQGMQNAVRSGIGLLGMHPTASLTHPLHQSGLSGQRMPGLLPLDVRPNLLQPGAAARFPLLMQQGPAQQAAGLLDSSLQAQARPRAPFPHMDLFNRPPNLTSETVSKTEDESSSGADEGKDQDYRFPPIEKQSTGLLRTPPPEHREPLGGGGGPGGGGRPPLLQTPGTQPVRSSLVGRLQALAGFTPDNRWNQTKGDFDERDGMRGGPQAPGGPKGFQEERPTSGQSFPNRFDNRPGATGGAGPVGGPQPWNRGGGPTAPFSSELHKDLDDRRRPWERQRDRDERDVDFRRDMNGNRHSRERERERERERDRDRGRERTREHERDRDGDKEKERERGGWTPLLPLPTPLLPTPPLNPNLTLNQGKLLVPLKLNPQVQPRFQSPLFPQSQAKPPLLGLKQPLPQAQIRSPPPLQNQAPVPEPQSETPDPAKTPQAQSAGSPHPSSDSQGQSTLTDPLTQPEPSPQPETPAQMESPPQTTSSPNTKTPILHSPLAFTQADSPPEDPTPTVEKQEEPQNDEEGSQEERFCVPQPEWVNGPEKDHVNVAEPTPDPEHHSFLSESETEPKQEQVSSAKDLNNEQKEPMEEAPSQPVVDTVTDTEGT from the exons ATGGCTGCAGGGATTGCTCCTCCCAGCACCACGCCTGTCCTGCCCAGCAGTGCTGCTCCGATAAATAACACTACACCTG GCACCCCAGCTACACCTGCGACTCCAGCAAACATTGTTCAGGGTCTGCCTGACTGGGCATCCCAGATTACAAACACAGAtactgttgctgctgttgcaCAGATCTTACAGAGTCCCCAGGGACAACAG CTTCAGCAGTTGGTACAGAGTCTGcagatgcagcagcagaagcCCCAGCCCTCCCTGCTGCAGGCCTTGGATGCCGGCCTGGTGGTACAGTTGcaagctttaacagctcagctCACCGCTGCAGCCACCGCCAACAGCCTCAACCCCCTTGAGCAGAGGGTTTCCTCCTTTAATAAG aaACTTTTGGGTCCTTTTGACTTTGGGAATGATTCTGAACGCAGTGAAGAACCTAAAAAAGACACCTCATCTTCTCAGCt GCCCATGGTGTCCGAGCCCATTAACAGCTCACTCTTTCATCAACTGGCTGAgcaactgcagcagcagaacctggaacagtttcagaagcagctgctggagcaCCAGCAGAAG GCAATGAGCATAGAAGGCCAGGACTCAATCTTTGGGCAGGAAAACTCTGTTACAGCTGCTCAAAACAGCAGCCAGCCGCAGCTTCCCGAGCCAGAGAATAAGATAGATGACTCCATAGACAACCAACAGCAG GATATGGACCTGGACGAGGGTCCTGATGGAATGGAGGAGGAGATTTTTGAACCAGAGGAGAAGAAAACGATCAGCGCACGGTCCAGAACACGCTCTAGGTCTCGCTCAAG atcACCCAAACGAAGAAGGTCCAGGTCCCGCTCTGGCTCACGGAAGCGTAAGCATCGCAAACGATCGCGCTCACGCTCCAGAGATCGCAAGAGGAAGTCGTCACGGTCTTACTCGAGTGAAAGGCGTGCCAGAGAACGAGAAAAGGAGCGTCAGAAGAAAGGATTGCCTCCTATACGATCCAAGACTCTAAGTG TGTGCAGCACAACTCTGTGGGTGGGGCAGGTGGACAAAAAGGCCACTCAGCAGGACCTCACAAATCTGTTCGAAGAGTTTGGCCAGATTGAGTCCATCAAT ATGATCCCTCCCCGAGGCTGTGCCTACATCTGTATGGTCCACAGACAGGATGCATACCGTGCCCTCCAGAAGCTTAGTACTGGCTCTTTTAAGATTGGATCCAAGATCATCAAG ATTGCATGGGCTCTGAACAAAGGTGTAAAGCAAGAGTACAAGCAGTTTTGGGACGCAGACCTGGGTGTCACCTACATACCATGGGAGAAGGTCAAAGTAGATGACCTGGATGGCTTTGCTGAAGGGGGAATCATTGACCAGGAAACAGTCAATGATG AGTGGGAAATGGCTAAGAGTTCTGAAACAGCCAAGGAAATGACAAGCCAGCCAGTAAGCACTGAGGCTACCGTGGTGTCCAATACCCAGACTGAGACCTTCAGCCAGCAGGTTGCCATGATGCCTGTTCAG CTACCAGTGGCCCAGGCGGTTCCCAGTGTAGGTTTGGTGCCTCCTACCTTTCCTGTCTCGATGAGCATACCTCCACCAGGCTATGGGCCACCACCACCGTTCATAAGGCCTACCTTTAATGCCACACAGCCTCCGCCAG GCTTTTTGCAGGCCCAACACACAGCAGGAATGGCCTCAGCAACTACAT TGCAGCCATCTGTGTCCAGCAGCCAAGAAGCTGTCAAAGAGTCACCGTTCAGCACTATGATCCCTCCAACCAGCACTATCCCTGGCAGCTTCATGCCCTCGGCCATCCCTGGACCGGGTATTTTTCCCCCAGTGGGAGTCCAAACACAGCAGGCTAACAATGAGAAAATTCCACAGTCTGCAGAGGGTATGGGTGCTGCAGCAGAGCTCACACTACAAG GCATGCAGAATGCTGTCCGTAGTGGGATAGGTCTACTTGGCATGCACCCTACAGCTTCCCTCACCCATCCGCTGCATCAGTCTGGGTTGAGTGGTCAGAGAATGCCTGGGTTGTTGCCCCTGGATGTGCGACCTAATCTCCTTCAACCAGGGGCTGCTGCCCGCTTCCCACTCCTGATGCAGCAGGGTCCTGCTCAGCAAGCAGCTGGCCTTCTTGACAGTTCCCTCCAGGCTCAGGCACGACCCAGGGCTCCCTTTCCTCATATGGACCTCTTCAACAGGCCCCCCAACCTTACCAGTGAAACTGTATCCAAAACAGAAGATGAGTCCTCCTCTGGAGCTGATGAGGGCAAAGACCAAGACTACCGCTTCCCACCTATAGAAAAGCAGAGTACAGGCCTGCTGCGGACCCCTCCACCAGAGCACAGGGAGCCTCTTGGAGGTGGTGGaggtccaggaggaggaggaaggcctCCTTTGCTTCAGACCCCAGGAACTCAGCCAGTCAGATCCAGTTTGGTGGGACGTTTGCAGGCTCTTGCAGGCTTCACTCCTGATAACCGCTGGAACCAAACCAAAGGGGACTTTGATGAACGAGATGGCATGCGAGGAGGCCCACAGGCCCCAGGTGGTCCAAAAGGTTTTCAGGAAGAACGCCCAACATCGGGGCAGAGCTTCCCCAATCGATTTGACAACCGTCCTGGAGCAACAGGTGGAGCTGGACCTGTTGGGGGTCCACAGCCCTGGAATCGTGGCGGTGGTCCTACAGCTCCTTTTAGCAGTGAACTTCATAAAGACCTAGATGACCGAAGGCGTCCGTGGGAGAGACAACGGGACAGAGATGAAAGAGATGTTGACTTCAGGAGAGACATGAATGGTAACCGCCACAGCCgtgagagagagcgagagagagagcgagagagagacaGGGACCGAGGACGGGAGCGCACCAGAGAACATGAGCGCGATCGAGATGGTGACAAAGAGAAGGAGCGTGAGCGTGGAGGCTGGACACCTCTTCTTCCTCTACCTACACCACTTCTTCCCACTCCTCCTCTTAATCCCAACTTGACGCTGAATCAAGGCAAACTTCTTGTTCCTCTCAAATTAAACCCCCAGGTTCAGCCACGATTCCAGTCTCCACTTTTCCCTCAAAGTCAGGCCAAACCTCCTCTCCTGGGTCTGAAACAGCCACTCCCCCAAGCTCAGATTAGGTCTCCTCCCCCGTTACAGAACCAAGCACCTGTTCCTGAGCCTCAGTCTGAAACCCCAGATCCTGCTAAAACACCTCAGGCACAGTCAGCTGGTTCTCCCCACCCATCATCTGACAGTCAGGGTCAGAGTACATTAACTGATCCTCTTACTCAGCCTGAGCCATCACCACAACCAGAAACCCCAGCACAAATGGAATCCCCCCCTCAGACCACTTCCTCTCCAAACACTAAGACCCCAATCCTTCACTCACCTTTGGCCTTCACACAAGCTGATAGCCCCCCTGAGGATCCCACTCCCACTGTGGAGAAGCAGGAAGAGCCACAGAATGATGAGGAGGGGTCACAAGAAGAGAGATTCTGTGTCCCGCAACCTGAGTGGGTCAATGGGCCCGAGAAGGACCATGTCAATGTGGCTGAGCCCACACCAGACCCCGAACATCATTCTTTCCTCTCTGAAAGTGAAACTGAGCCGAAGCAGGAGCAAGTATCATCTGCTAAGGACCTAAACAATGAACAGAAGGAGCCCATGGAGGAAGCTCCAAGTCAGCCAGTGGTAGACACTGTCACAGACACTGAGGGGACATAA
- the scaf8 gene encoding SR-related and CTD-associated factor 8 isoform X1 produces MEAVKAFNNELYSLTEYKPPISKAKMTQITKSGIKAIKFYKHVVQSVEKFIQKCKPEYKVPGLYVIDSIVRQSRHQFGTEKDVFAPRFSKNIIATFQHLYRCPPDDKSKIVRVLNLWQKNAVFKSDIIQPLLDMAAGIAPPSTTPVLPSSAAPINNTTPGTPATPATPANIVQGLPDWASQITNTDTVAAVAQILQSPQGQQLQQLVQSLQMQQQKPQPSLLQALDAGLVVQLQALTAQLTAAATANSLNPLEQRVSSFNKKLLGPFDFGNDSERSEEPKKDTSSSQLPMVSEPINSSLFHQLAEQLQQQNLEQFQKQLLEHQQKAMSIEGQDSIFGQENSVTAAQNSSQPQLPEPENKIDDSIDNQQQDMDLDEGPDGMEEEIFEPEEKKTISARSRTRSRSRSRSPKRRRSRSRSGSRKRKHRKRSRSRSRDRKRKSSRSYSSERRAREREKERQKKGLPPIRSKTLSVCSTTLWVGQVDKKATQQDLTNLFEEFGQIESINMIPPRGCAYICMVHRQDAYRALQKLSTGSFKIGSKIIKIAWALNKGVKQEYKQFWDADLGVTYIPWEKVKVDDLDGFAEGGIIDQETVNDEWEMAKSSETAKEMTSQPVSTEATVVSNTQTETFSQQVAMMPVQLPVAQAVPSVGLVPPTFPVSMSIPPPGYGPPPPFIRPTFNATQPPPGFLQAQHTAGMASATTLQPSVSSSQEAVKESPFSTMIPPTSTIPGSFMPSAIPGPGIFPPVGVQTQQANNEKIPQSAEGMGAAAELTLQGMQNAVRSGIGLLGMHPTASLTHPLHQSGLSGQRMPGLLPLDVRPNLLQPGAAARFPLLMQQGPAQQAAGLLDSSLQAQARPRAPFPHMDLFNRPPNLTSETVSKTEDESSSGADEGKDQDYRFPPIEKQSTGLLRTPPPEHREPLGGGGGPGGGGRPPLLQTPGTQPVRSSLVGRLQALAGFTPDNRWNQTKGDFDERDGMRGGPQAPGGPKGFQEERPTSGQSFPNRFDNRPGATGGAGPVGGPQPWNRGGGPTAPFSSELHKDLDDRRRPWERQRDRDERDVDFRRDMNGNRHSRERERERERERDRDRGRERTREHERDRDGDKEKERERGGWTPLLPLPTPLLPTPPLNPNLTLNQGKLLVPLKLNPQVQPRFQSPLFPQSQAKPPLLGLKQPLPQAQIRSPPPLQNQAPVPEPQSETPDPAKTPQAQSAGSPHPSSDSQGQSTLTDPLTQPEPSPQPETPAQMESPPQTTSSPNTKTPILHSPLAFTQADSPPEDPTPTVEKQEEPQNDEEGSQEERFCVPQPEWVNGPEKDHVNVAEPTPDPEHHSFLSESETEPKQEQVSSAKDLNNEQKEPMEEAPSQPVVDTVTDTEGT; encoded by the exons ATGGAGGCCGTTAAAGCATTTAACAACGAG ctgTACTCGTTGACTGAGTACAAGCCGCCCATCTCCAAGGCCAAGATGACTCAGATCACCAAGTCTGGAATCAAGGCTATAAAA tTCTACAAGCATGTTGTCCAGAGTGTAGAGAAGTTCATACAGAAG TGCAAGCCAGAATACAAGGTCCCGGGGCTGTATGTCATCGATTCCATAGTCAGACAGTCGCGTCACCAGTTTGGCACAGAGAAAGATGTTTTTGCCCCACGCTTCAGCAAGAATATCATTGCAACCTTCCAGCACCTCTACCGCTGTCCTCCAGATGACAAG AGTAAGATCGTGCGAGTCCTAAACCTGTGGCAGAAGAATGCCGTCTTCAAGAGTGACATCATTCAGCCTCTGCTGGACATGGCTGCAGGGATTGCTCCTCCCAGCACCACGCCTGTCCTGCCCAGCAGTGCTGCTCCGATAAATAACACTACACCTG GCACCCCAGCTACACCTGCGACTCCAGCAAACATTGTTCAGGGTCTGCCTGACTGGGCATCCCAGATTACAAACACAGAtactgttgctgctgttgcaCAGATCTTACAGAGTCCCCAGGGACAACAG CTTCAGCAGTTGGTACAGAGTCTGcagatgcagcagcagaagcCCCAGCCCTCCCTGCTGCAGGCCTTGGATGCCGGCCTGGTGGTACAGTTGcaagctttaacagctcagctCACCGCTGCAGCCACCGCCAACAGCCTCAACCCCCTTGAGCAGAGGGTTTCCTCCTTTAATAAG aaACTTTTGGGTCCTTTTGACTTTGGGAATGATTCTGAACGCAGTGAAGAACCTAAAAAAGACACCTCATCTTCTCAGCt GCCCATGGTGTCCGAGCCCATTAACAGCTCACTCTTTCATCAACTGGCTGAgcaactgcagcagcagaacctggaacagtttcagaagcagctgctggagcaCCAGCAGAAG GCAATGAGCATAGAAGGCCAGGACTCAATCTTTGGGCAGGAAAACTCTGTTACAGCTGCTCAAAACAGCAGCCAGCCGCAGCTTCCCGAGCCAGAGAATAAGATAGATGACTCCATAGACAACCAACAGCAG GATATGGACCTGGACGAGGGTCCTGATGGAATGGAGGAGGAGATTTTTGAACCAGAGGAGAAGAAAACGATCAGCGCACGGTCCAGAACACGCTCTAGGTCTCGCTCAAG atcACCCAAACGAAGAAGGTCCAGGTCCCGCTCTGGCTCACGGAAGCGTAAGCATCGCAAACGATCGCGCTCACGCTCCAGAGATCGCAAGAGGAAGTCGTCACGGTCTTACTCGAGTGAAAGGCGTGCCAGAGAACGAGAAAAGGAGCGTCAGAAGAAAGGATTGCCTCCTATACGATCCAAGACTCTAAGTG TGTGCAGCACAACTCTGTGGGTGGGGCAGGTGGACAAAAAGGCCACTCAGCAGGACCTCACAAATCTGTTCGAAGAGTTTGGCCAGATTGAGTCCATCAAT ATGATCCCTCCCCGAGGCTGTGCCTACATCTGTATGGTCCACAGACAGGATGCATACCGTGCCCTCCAGAAGCTTAGTACTGGCTCTTTTAAGATTGGATCCAAGATCATCAAG ATTGCATGGGCTCTGAACAAAGGTGTAAAGCAAGAGTACAAGCAGTTTTGGGACGCAGACCTGGGTGTCACCTACATACCATGGGAGAAGGTCAAAGTAGATGACCTGGATGGCTTTGCTGAAGGGGGAATCATTGACCAGGAAACAGTCAATGATG AGTGGGAAATGGCTAAGAGTTCTGAAACAGCCAAGGAAATGACAAGCCAGCCAGTAAGCACTGAGGCTACCGTGGTGTCCAATACCCAGACTGAGACCTTCAGCCAGCAGGTTGCCATGATGCCTGTTCAG CTACCAGTGGCCCAGGCGGTTCCCAGTGTAGGTTTGGTGCCTCCTACCTTTCCTGTCTCGATGAGCATACCTCCACCAGGCTATGGGCCACCACCACCGTTCATAAGGCCTACCTTTAATGCCACACAGCCTCCGCCAG GCTTTTTGCAGGCCCAACACACAGCAGGAATGGCCTCAGCAACTACAT TGCAGCCATCTGTGTCCAGCAGCCAAGAAGCTGTCAAAGAGTCACCGTTCAGCACTATGATCCCTCCAACCAGCACTATCCCTGGCAGCTTCATGCCCTCGGCCATCCCTGGACCGGGTATTTTTCCCCCAGTGGGAGTCCAAACACAGCAGGCTAACAATGAGAAAATTCCACAGTCTGCAGAGGGTATGGGTGCTGCAGCAGAGCTCACACTACAAG GCATGCAGAATGCTGTCCGTAGTGGGATAGGTCTACTTGGCATGCACCCTACAGCTTCCCTCACCCATCCGCTGCATCAGTCTGGGTTGAGTGGTCAGAGAATGCCTGGGTTGTTGCCCCTGGATGTGCGACCTAATCTCCTTCAACCAGGGGCTGCTGCCCGCTTCCCACTCCTGATGCAGCAGGGTCCTGCTCAGCAAGCAGCTGGCCTTCTTGACAGTTCCCTCCAGGCTCAGGCACGACCCAGGGCTCCCTTTCCTCATATGGACCTCTTCAACAGGCCCCCCAACCTTACCAGTGAAACTGTATCCAAAACAGAAGATGAGTCCTCCTCTGGAGCTGATGAGGGCAAAGACCAAGACTACCGCTTCCCACCTATAGAAAAGCAGAGTACAGGCCTGCTGCGGACCCCTCCACCAGAGCACAGGGAGCCTCTTGGAGGTGGTGGaggtccaggaggaggaggaaggcctCCTTTGCTTCAGACCCCAGGAACTCAGCCAGTCAGATCCAGTTTGGTGGGACGTTTGCAGGCTCTTGCAGGCTTCACTCCTGATAACCGCTGGAACCAAACCAAAGGGGACTTTGATGAACGAGATGGCATGCGAGGAGGCCCACAGGCCCCAGGTGGTCCAAAAGGTTTTCAGGAAGAACGCCCAACATCGGGGCAGAGCTTCCCCAATCGATTTGACAACCGTCCTGGAGCAACAGGTGGAGCTGGACCTGTTGGGGGTCCACAGCCCTGGAATCGTGGCGGTGGTCCTACAGCTCCTTTTAGCAGTGAACTTCATAAAGACCTAGATGACCGAAGGCGTCCGTGGGAGAGACAACGGGACAGAGATGAAAGAGATGTTGACTTCAGGAGAGACATGAATGGTAACCGCCACAGCCgtgagagagagcgagagagagagcgagagagagacaGGGACCGAGGACGGGAGCGCACCAGAGAACATGAGCGCGATCGAGATGGTGACAAAGAGAAGGAGCGTGAGCGTGGAGGCTGGACACCTCTTCTTCCTCTACCTACACCACTTCTTCCCACTCCTCCTCTTAATCCCAACTTGACGCTGAATCAAGGCAAACTTCTTGTTCCTCTCAAATTAAACCCCCAGGTTCAGCCACGATTCCAGTCTCCACTTTTCCCTCAAAGTCAGGCCAAACCTCCTCTCCTGGGTCTGAAACAGCCACTCCCCCAAGCTCAGATTAGGTCTCCTCCCCCGTTACAGAACCAAGCACCTGTTCCTGAGCCTCAGTCTGAAACCCCAGATCCTGCTAAAACACCTCAGGCACAGTCAGCTGGTTCTCCCCACCCATCATCTGACAGTCAGGGTCAGAGTACATTAACTGATCCTCTTACTCAGCCTGAGCCATCACCACAACCAGAAACCCCAGCACAAATGGAATCCCCCCCTCAGACCACTTCCTCTCCAAACACTAAGACCCCAATCCTTCACTCACCTTTGGCCTTCACACAAGCTGATAGCCCCCCTGAGGATCCCACTCCCACTGTGGAGAAGCAGGAAGAGCCACAGAATGATGAGGAGGGGTCACAAGAAGAGAGATTCTGTGTCCCGCAACCTGAGTGGGTCAATGGGCCCGAGAAGGACCATGTCAATGTGGCTGAGCCCACACCAGACCCCGAACATCATTCTTTCCTCTCTGAAAGTGAAACTGAGCCGAAGCAGGAGCAAGTATCATCTGCTAAGGACCTAAACAATGAACAGAAGGAGCCCATGGAGGAAGCTCCAAGTCAGCCAGTGGTAGACACTGTCACAGACACTGAGGGGACATAA